A single genomic interval of Candidatus Uhrbacteria bacterium harbors:
- the atpG gene encoding ATP synthase F1 subunit gamma → MAIPSRIIKKRIRSVRNTKKITKAMELVAASKMRRAISAVLGTRPFAGLAWELLGAIGGKIDTSLHPLLHSPNPEGKILSLVFTSDRGLCGGFNAKVLKEVLGAVGGSSDQHEVIAVGRRGEQAMHRVGVFVSAGFVDLSNHPKFTDTLPIAKLVTDAFLSGKYVKVMVHYTDFVSPLSQRPRQIQLLPITSSAQEYLADVIPAVGRISYTFEPTPQAVLHALLPRVVEVMIFQALLESSASEHSARMMAMRSASDAASEMIDDLTLTYNQARQAGITREIAEISSGKAALE, encoded by the coding sequence ATGGCGATCCCTTCCCGCATTATTAAAAAGCGTATTCGCTCCGTGCGCAACACGAAGAAGATTACGAAAGCGATGGAGCTTGTCGCGGCATCTAAAATGCGCCGTGCCATTTCTGCGGTACTTGGTACGCGGCCGTTTGCCGGCTTGGCGTGGGAACTGCTTGGCGCCATCGGGGGAAAGATTGATACGTCGCTCCATCCTCTTTTACACAGTCCAAACCCGGAGGGGAAGATTCTCTCGCTTGTATTTACGAGTGATCGTGGGTTGTGCGGGGGGTTTAACGCGAAGGTGTTGAAGGAAGTTCTTGGTGCGGTAGGTGGTTCATCAGACCAGCATGAGGTGATCGCTGTGGGTCGGCGGGGAGAGCAAGCCATGCACCGCGTGGGTGTCTTTGTGAGCGCAGGGTTTGTGGACCTCTCCAATCATCCAAAGTTCACAGATACTCTGCCTATCGCAAAGCTCGTCACGGACGCGTTCCTTTCCGGGAAGTATGTGAAGGTAATGGTGCACTATACGGATTTCGTCTCTCCTTTGAGCCAGCGGCCGCGCCAGATTCAGCTTCTCCCCATAACATCTTCTGCGCAGGAATACCTTGCCGATGTCATTCCTGCCGTTGGACGCATATCCTATACGTTCGAGCCGACGCCCCAGGCAGTGCTTCACGCGCTTTTGCCGCGCGTGGTGGAGGTGATGATCTTCCAGGCTTTGCTCGAATCTTCCGCGAGTGAGCATTCGGCGCGTATGATGGCCATGCGATCAGCCAGCGATGCGGCAAGCGAGATGATTGATGACCTCACGCTCACGTACAATCAGGCGCGACAAGCCGGTATCACGCGCGAGATCGCGGAAATTTCTTCCGGAAAAGCCGCCCTCGAATAA
- the atpD gene encoding F0F1 ATP synthase subunit beta, with translation MQGTIAQIIGPVVDVRFSTEGGSASGGEDRKLPEILEAIHVKRDDAPTLVLEVAQHVGSGLVRTISMGSTDGLKRGMSAEAMGTPISVGVGPETLGRMFGVTGEPIDGKGESKAKKQYPIHRPAPEFTAQSTKAEIFETGIKVIDLIAPFLRGGKTGLFGGAGVGKTVLIQELIHNIAKEHGGYSVFAGVGERTREGNDLYREMRESGVLDKTALVFGQMNEPPGARARVGLTGLTLAEYFRDEEGRDVLLFIDNIFRFTQAGSEVSSLLGRIPSAVGYQPNLATEMGALQERITSTTKGSITSIQAVYVPADDLTDPAPATTFSHLDSTVVLARGLAELGLYPAVDPLDSASTILDPLIVGEEHYNVARAVQKVLQRYKDLQDIIAILGMDELSAEDKQTVARARRIQKFLSQPVHVAESFSNIPGVYVPREETIRGFKEILEGKHDEIPEAAFYMKGTIDDVVKAAKE, from the coding sequence ATGCAAGGCACTATCGCACAAATCATCGGTCCCGTTGTAGATGTCCGATTTTCCACCGAAGGCGGATCCGCCTCTGGCGGAGAAGACAGAAAACTCCCGGAAATTCTGGAGGCTATTCACGTGAAGCGTGATGATGCGCCAACGCTTGTACTTGAAGTTGCGCAACACGTAGGAAGCGGCCTTGTGCGTACCATCTCGATGGGTTCCACCGATGGACTCAAGCGCGGCATGTCCGCAGAGGCGATGGGAACACCGATTTCTGTAGGTGTTGGGCCAGAAACGCTTGGGCGCATGTTTGGCGTTACGGGTGAGCCGATTGACGGCAAGGGGGAATCCAAGGCAAAGAAACAGTACCCGATTCACAGACCGGCGCCCGAGTTTACCGCGCAGTCTACGAAGGCGGAAATTTTTGAAACGGGTATCAAAGTCATTGACCTCATTGCCCCGTTTTTACGTGGCGGCAAAACAGGATTGTTCGGCGGAGCGGGCGTTGGAAAGACGGTGCTTATTCAGGAACTCATCCACAATATCGCTAAAGAGCACGGCGGGTATTCCGTCTTTGCGGGGGTGGGGGAGCGTACACGCGAAGGGAATGATCTCTATCGTGAAATGCGTGAGTCAGGCGTGCTCGATAAGACGGCGCTTGTGTTTGGACAGATGAACGAGCCGCCAGGAGCGCGCGCACGCGTAGGACTCACAGGGTTGACGCTTGCCGAATACTTCCGTGACGAGGAAGGCCGTGACGTGCTGCTCTTCATTGACAATATTTTCCGTTTCACACAAGCAGGATCGGAAGTGTCGTCGCTTTTGGGCCGCATTCCGTCCGCTGTGGGGTATCAGCCGAACTTGGCCACAGAAATGGGCGCACTTCAGGAACGCATTACCTCTACGACAAAAGGCTCGATTACTTCCATCCAGGCCGTGTATGTCCCGGCTGACGACTTAACGGATCCGGCGCCGGCCACGACATTCTCGCACTTGGACTCAACTGTTGTGCTTGCACGCGGGCTCGCGGAACTTGGTTTGTATCCAGCGGTGGATCCTCTGGATTCTGCTTCGACAATTTTAGATCCGCTCATTGTGGGCGAGGAACACTATAACGTGGCGCGCGCCGTCCAGAAAGTGCTCCAGCGTTACAAAGATTTGCAAGACATCATTGCTATTCTTGGCATGGATGAGCTCTCTGCCGAGGATAAGCAAACCGTGGCTCGCGCGCGCCGTATCCAAAAGTTTCTCTCTCAGCCCGTGCACGTGGCCGAGTCGTTCAGCAACATTCCTGGCGTGTATGTGCCGCGCGAGGAAACAATTCGCGGCTTCAAGGAGATTTTGGAGGGGAAACACGATGAAATTCCCGAAGCGGCATTTTACATGAAAGGAACAATTGATGATGTCGTGAAGGCGGCAAAAGAATAG
- the atpC gene encoding ATP synthase F1 subunit epsilon, giving the protein MAAKLHIKLVTPERLLLEKEADQVTLMTEQGEITILPGHIPLVANLRAGEVRVVEGGRTEYLVTSTGFVEVRENGTVTLLADTAEREEELDIQKIGEARTRAQETLSGVRKLEDVDYAHAVAALERELARERVAMKRKHRK; this is encoded by the coding sequence ATGGCAGCAAAGCTTCACATAAAATTAGTCACGCCGGAGCGCTTGCTTTTGGAAAAAGAGGCGGACCAGGTGACGCTTATGACCGAGCAAGGCGAGATTACCATCCTTCCCGGACATATTCCGCTTGTTGCAAATTTGCGAGCTGGGGAAGTGCGTGTTGTGGAAGGAGGCCGAACGGAATATTTAGTAACATCAACGGGATTTGTTGAGGTTCGGGAAAATGGGACAGTGACGTTACTGGCGGACACGGCGGAGCGCGAGGAAGAGTTGGATATACAAAAAATCGGGGAAGCACGCACGCGGGCTCAAGAAACGCTTTCGGGAGTACGTAAACTTGAAGACGTGGATTACGCTCACGCTGTTGCCGCCCTTGAGCGCGAACTCGCCCGCGAGCGCGTGGCAATGAAACGTAAGCACCGAAAATAA
- a CDS encoding ATP-dependent helicase — MADLLEGLNEAQRKAVTHKDGPLLIIAGAGTGKTTVIVRRFAWLVEQGLAPSSGILTLTFTEKAVRELEERVDQLLPLGHLDLHIHTFHGFCEWVLRKFGIEIGLAPDFEVLTEVDAWLFARRNMRSLPLDRYRPTGKETKFLRHILTHISRARDEGVTAEAYEACATKSEEHATTEAERAESSRIRELAKVYRAYEDLLHAHHALDFAGLIAATLRLLETRADILEAVRSQFPYLLVDEFQDTNAVQYKLVKLLAQPHNCVTVVGDDDQSIYRFRGASVENILAFNREYPEAERVVLTENYRSRQNILDAAYRFIQHNNPHRLESETGLTKKLSAVRGSGGEVVHWQGATLSEEARTVVDEILRLKAAGSIERWSDVGILARANDHAVPFAAELESRGIPFRFFAMQGLYQKSVILDVLAWMRVVVSPFRSAEAYRVLRHSFWDIPTEDLARVCFEAERQGRNLFETMQRGATELTLRGRAASEQIVSVRNELAELARTKRIKELFIYILHKGGIIAEVEKEEEAQKRQTYSYLTQMFERVKRFDRQSDEGTIQEFLMEFDEERQAGEAGALAGDVEEGPDVVRLLTVHSAKGLEFHTVFVVNVVDARFPTRERESGIPLPPELLSPSWYADDAHAEEERRLFYVACTRAKDRLYITSALDYGGARKKKPSRFIEEMNIPTDLIGAGDQGVFAFGEAQTPPNVTTTMTIPKYLSFTQLAAFERCPLQYKFAHLLRIPVLGNAHISYGKSVHKALENFTREWMKNNALPPVELLLSLYRECWIDEWYRDDDMRNAFRAKGEHALRTLFDEWCISPPEPFAVEQPFTLAFGGGILRGQIDRVDRGADGLYITDYKTGTPKTADALPREDRAQLYLYQWAAEELWHEPIARLSYRYMEDGSHVDFLGGQDDLDRVRERLRQTYKDIQSSRFSPKPNPITCAFCDFASICEYRAS; from the coding sequence ATGGCTGATCTCCTGGAAGGGCTCAACGAGGCGCAAAGAAAGGCGGTGACTCATAAGGACGGACCTTTGCTTATAATTGCGGGAGCTGGCACGGGGAAAACTACGGTGATTGTCCGGCGATTTGCCTGGTTGGTGGAGCAGGGTCTCGCGCCTTCTTCAGGAATTCTCACGCTTACTTTCACGGAAAAAGCGGTGCGGGAGCTCGAGGAGCGCGTAGACCAACTTTTACCGCTCGGACACCTCGATCTCCACATCCACACATTTCATGGCTTTTGTGAATGGGTACTGCGCAAGTTTGGTATAGAAATCGGGCTTGCCCCGGATTTTGAGGTGCTTACGGAAGTGGACGCGTGGCTTTTTGCCCGTCGTAATATGCGCTCCCTTCCGCTTGACCGTTATCGCCCCACAGGGAAGGAAACAAAGTTTCTCCGGCATATTCTCACGCACATCTCCCGGGCGCGAGATGAAGGAGTGACCGCTGAAGCGTACGAAGCTTGTGCCACAAAGAGTGAGGAGCACGCGACAACAGAGGCGGAAAGAGCCGAGTCCTCCCGGATTCGGGAATTAGCAAAAGTCTACCGCGCCTACGAAGACCTACTTCATGCACATCACGCGTTGGACTTTGCAGGGCTGATTGCCGCTACGCTCAGGCTTCTTGAAACACGAGCGGATATTCTAGAGGCTGTTCGGTCGCAGTTCCCGTATCTTCTTGTAGATGAATTTCAAGACACGAATGCGGTACAGTACAAGCTTGTAAAACTTCTGGCACAGCCGCACAACTGCGTGACGGTAGTTGGTGATGACGACCAGTCGATTTATCGTTTTCGCGGAGCCTCTGTGGAAAATATCCTCGCCTTCAATCGTGAGTATCCGGAGGCAGAGCGCGTTGTGCTCACAGAAAATTATCGGTCGCGCCAGAATATTCTCGATGCGGCCTATCGTTTTATTCAGCACAACAATCCTCATCGCTTGGAATCAGAGACGGGGCTCACGAAGAAACTTTCTGCGGTGCGCGGCAGCGGGGGAGAGGTCGTGCACTGGCAAGGAGCGACACTTTCAGAAGAGGCAAGAACGGTTGTGGATGAAATTCTCCGCTTGAAGGCCGCTGGCTCCATTGAGCGATGGAGCGACGTGGGAATTCTTGCGCGGGCCAACGATCACGCAGTCCCGTTTGCGGCCGAACTTGAGTCTCGGGGCATTCCTTTTCGTTTTTTTGCGATGCAGGGGCTTTATCAAAAAAGCGTTATCTTAGATGTGCTTGCGTGGATGCGCGTTGTCGTCTCGCCTTTTCGGAGCGCGGAAGCTTATCGTGTGCTGCGGCATTCTTTTTGGGACATTCCTACGGAGGATTTAGCACGCGTGTGTTTTGAAGCGGAGCGTCAAGGACGTAATCTGTTTGAGACCATGCAAAGAGGGGCAACAGAGCTCACGCTCCGTGGGCGCGCAGCATCGGAGCAGATTGTTTCGGTGCGAAACGAACTTGCAGAACTTGCACGAACGAAGCGGATAAAAGAATTGTTCATCTATATTCTTCACAAAGGGGGCATCATCGCAGAAGTGGAGAAAGAAGAAGAGGCGCAAAAGCGTCAGACGTATAGCTATCTGACGCAGATGTTTGAGCGTGTCAAACGTTTTGATAGGCAAAGTGACGAGGGAACCATCCAGGAGTTCCTCATGGAATTTGATGAAGAACGGCAAGCGGGGGAAGCAGGAGCGCTTGCTGGGGATGTTGAAGAAGGGCCGGATGTCGTGCGTCTTCTCACGGTTCACAGTGCGAAAGGGCTTGAGTTCCACACCGTCTTTGTGGTGAATGTGGTAGATGCCCGTTTTCCCACGCGAGAACGCGAAAGCGGAATCCCTCTCCCCCCAGAGCTTCTTTCCCCATCTTGGTATGCGGACGATGCGCATGCAGAGGAAGAACGGCGTCTCTTTTACGTTGCCTGCACACGTGCTAAAGATCGCCTCTATATTACTTCTGCCCTTGACTACGGCGGCGCACGGAAGAAGAAGCCCTCAAGGTTTATTGAGGAAATGAATATCCCGACGGATCTTATAGGTGCCGGAGACCAGGGAGTTTTTGCTTTCGGAGAAGCGCAAACCCCGCCAAATGTAACGACGACGATGACGATCCCAAAGTACCTGAGTTTTACACAGCTGGCAGCATTCGAGCGCTGCCCTCTGCAGTATAAATTTGCGCATCTCCTTCGCATACCTGTTCTTGGCAATGCGCACATCTCGTACGGAAAGTCCGTACACAAAGCTCTCGAAAATTTTACAAGAGAATGGATGAAGAACAACGCTTTGCCGCCTGTTGAACTTCTGCTTTCTCTCTATCGCGAGTGCTGGATTGATGAGTGGTATCGAGACGACGACATGCGCAACGCCTTTCGCGCAAAGGGAGAACACGCCCTGCGCACGCTCTTTGACGAATGGTGCATCTCCCCTCCGGAGCCGTTTGCGGTCGAGCAGCCGTTCACACTTGCGTTTGGCGGAGGTATACTACGAGGGCAAATAGATCGTGTGGACAGGGGAGCGGACGGGCTTTACATTACAGATTATAAAACGGGCACACCAAAGACGGCGGATGCTCTCCCCAGAGAAGATCGCGCGCAGTTGTATCTCTACCAGTGGGCGGCGGAAGAGCTTTGGCACGAACCGATCGCGCGGCTCTCCTATCGCTATATGGAGGATGGTTCCCATGTTGACTTTTTGGGGGGTCAAGATGATTTGGACCGCGTACGCGAACGTCTTCGACAGACGTATAAAGACATCCAGTCTTCTCGTTTTTCCCCCAAACCTAACCCCATCACGTGCGCGTTTTGCGACTTTGCGTCTATCTGCGAATATCGTGCAAGCTAG